One Ignavibacterium album JCM 16511 genomic region harbors:
- the queG gene encoding tRNA epoxyqueuosine(34) reductase QueG, with the protein MKKLTNEVVISKAKSLGFDLVGFAQAVELTDEIEKLNLWLDKKFHAGMNYMGRNIHKRRNPKEILPEAKSIISLALVYNTPFSHSNDIDFGKISRYAWGKDYHLIIWEKLDQLENELKAIDSNFNSISYVDTGPVMDKVWAVKAGLGWMGKHTNIINREIGSWFFIANIICNYEFEYSEQLPDFCGECTACIDACPTDAIVQPYVVDSNKCISYQTIENKNEIDDELKGKFENWLFGCDICQEVCPWNKKFSITTSLKDFYPRNKELTYSEIMQMDEKTFKEKFSDSPIKRTRLSGLKRNAKFLFE; encoded by the coding sequence ATGAAAAAGCTTACGAATGAAGTTGTTATATCGAAAGCAAAGTCTCTCGGATTTGATTTAGTAGGATTTGCACAAGCTGTTGAACTTACTGACGAGATTGAAAAGTTGAATCTCTGGCTTGATAAAAAATTTCACGCCGGAATGAATTATATGGGAAGGAACATTCACAAAAGAAGAAATCCAAAAGAAATTCTTCCCGAAGCAAAAAGTATTATTTCGCTTGCCCTCGTTTATAATACTCCATTCTCGCATTCAAATGATATAGACTTTGGTAAAATATCCAGATATGCCTGGGGAAAAGATTATCATCTTATCATCTGGGAAAAATTAGATCAGTTGGAAAATGAATTGAAAGCAATTGATTCAAACTTTAATTCTATTTCTTATGTGGATACCGGACCGGTAATGGATAAAGTTTGGGCAGTTAAAGCCGGTTTAGGTTGGATGGGAAAACACACTAACATCATAAATCGTGAAATTGGAAGTTGGTTCTTTATTGCCAACATCATTTGTAATTATGAATTTGAATATTCGGAACAGCTTCCTGACTTTTGCGGAGAATGCACAGCTTGTATTGATGCTTGCCCAACTGATGCAATAGTTCAACCATATGTTGTTGATTCGAATAAATGCATTTCATATCAAACGATTGAAAATAAGAACGAGATAGATGATGAACTTAAAGGTAAATTTGAAAACTGGTTGTTTGGCTGCGACATCTGTCAGGAAGTTTGTCCGTGGAATAAAAAATTTAGTATTACGACATCACTAAAAGATTTTTATCCGAGGAATAAGGAACTGACTTATTCTGAAATAATGCAGATGGATGAAAAAACATTCAAAGAAAAATTTTCAGATAGCCCAATTAAAAGAACAAGACTTTCTGGACTTAAGCGAAATGCTAAATTTTTATTCGAGTGA
- a CDS encoding Rieske (2Fe-2S) protein, with product MNEIKFHKVCRINELRENEGRRFIVPASDGSDDEVEIALFKAEGEIYALSNICPHQHTALIYDGFIEDGCVVCPAHGWKFDLKTGNQPTGRKGLDVYPIKIEKDEIMVAAHSKKFYW from the coding sequence ATGAACGAAATTAAATTTCATAAAGTATGCAGAATAAATGAACTTCGGGAAAATGAAGGTAGAAGATTCATAGTTCCTGCGTCTGATGGTTCAGACGATGAAGTTGAAATTGCATTATTCAAAGCAGAAGGTGAGATTTATGCTTTGAGTAACATTTGTCCGCATCAGCACACTGCGCTAATCTATGATGGATTTATAGAAGATGGTTGTGTTGTATGTCCGGCGCACGGTTGGAAGTTTGATTTGAAAACCGGAAATCAACCAACGGGAAGAAAGGGGTTAGATGTTTATCCAATTAAAATTGAAAAAGATGAAATAATGGTTGCTGCACATTCAAAGAAATTTTATTGGTAA
- a CDS encoding MBL fold metallo-hydrolase, with product MKIGKYQLHTIHSGYIGLDGGAMFGIIPKPLWEKTNPADEVNRVTLSTRNLLLVSDSRKILIDTGLGTKWDEKSRNIYRIDDNLSLEKSLSQKGFSVDQITDVILTHLHFDHTGGSTKIENDKLIPTFPNAKYYVQKQNFDWAMNPSDRDRGSYLKENFEPLAKEGVINLLTDNEFDDNISFEIINGHTFGQQMVKISDGTNTVLYCADLLPFVSHIRLPYIMAYDLQPLVTLSEKKKYLRQALDENWLLYFGHDPEYAAVTLKHSEKGIVQDKVFFDLI from the coding sequence ATGAAAATAGGTAAATATCAATTACATACTATTCATTCCGGTTACATTGGTTTGGATGGCGGAGCAATGTTCGGAATTATTCCGAAACCTTTGTGGGAAAAAACCAACCCTGCTGATGAAGTAAACAGAGTTACTCTTTCAACCAGAAATTTGCTTCTTGTAAGTGATTCAAGAAAAATTTTAATTGATACAGGACTGGGAACCAAGTGGGATGAAAAATCCCGCAACATTTATAGAATTGATGATAATCTTTCACTTGAAAAATCTTTATCTCAAAAAGGATTTTCTGTTGATCAGATTACAGATGTTATACTTACTCACCTGCATTTTGATCATACCGGTGGTTCTACTAAAATTGAAAATGATAAACTCATTCCAACTTTTCCAAATGCAAAATATTATGTCCAGAAACAGAATTTTGATTGGGCAATGAATCCAAGCGACAGAGATCGTGGAAGTTATCTTAAAGAAAATTTTGAACCTTTGGCAAAAGAAGGCGTAATAAATCTTTTGACTGATAATGAGTTTGATGATAACATCTCATTTGAAATTATCAATGGTCATACATTCGGGCAGCAGATGGTTAAAATTTCTGATGGAACAAATACTGTTTTGTACTGTGCAGATTTGCTTCCGTTCGTTTCTCACATCCGATTACCATATATAATGGCTTATGACTTACAACCATTAGTTACGCTTTCAGAAAAGAAAAAATATCTCAGACAAGCATTGGATGAAAACTGGTTGTTATATTTTGGGCACGATCCCGAATATGCTGCAGTAACATTAAAACATTCTGAAAAAGGAATTGTTCAAGATAAAGTTTTCTTCGATTTGATATGA
- a CDS encoding 4Fe-4S dicluster domain-containing protein — translation MAIMITEECINCGACEPECPNNAIYEGGTNWELGGKTYDPDDPAPSGATGFFSNDYFYIVPDKCTECVGFHDEPQCAAVCPVDCCVPDPKHVEDKDTLLKKKEYLDSLGR, via the coding sequence ATGGCTATAATGATAACTGAAGAATGCATCAACTGCGGTGCTTGCGAACCCGAATGCCCGAATAACGCTATTTATGAAGGTGGTACTAATTGGGAATTAGGAGGCAAAACTTACGATCCGGATGATCCTGCTCCTTCAGGTGCAACAGGTTTCTTCTCTAATGATTATTTTTATATCGTTCCCGATAAATGCACAGAATGTGTCGGTTTTCACGATGAACCACAATGTGCTGCAGTTTGTCCGGTTGATTGCTGTGTTCCGGATCCAAAGCATGTTGAGGATAAAGATACACTGCTAAAAAAGAAAGAATATCTCGATTCATTAGGAAGATAA
- a CDS encoding TPM domain-containing protein gives MLRLTLILFLFSVQSFAQIEIPTIKMWVTDLTNTLTKSELDELNNRLKTYEDTTSNQLITLMIPSLGGYPIEEVANEIFTKNKIGTKKNDNGVLLLIAKNDRKLRIEVGYGLEGVLPDALCSSIIRNVIVPRLKAEQYYLAISDGINAIISAIGGEYITDDSIEEEEPISILFVMILLILFVIIFNRGGISGGVYRGGGFGGWSGGGSGWGGGGGFSGGGGSSGGGGASGSW, from the coding sequence ATGTTAAGATTAACTCTGATTTTATTTTTATTCTCTGTTCAATCTTTTGCACAGATTGAAATACCCACAATTAAAATGTGGGTAACTGACCTTACAAATACTCTTACCAAATCAGAGTTAGACGAGCTTAACAATCGTTTAAAGACTTACGAAGATACAACTTCAAATCAATTGATAACTTTAATGATTCCTTCTCTCGGTGGATACCCGATTGAAGAAGTTGCAAATGAAATTTTTACAAAGAATAAAATCGGAACTAAAAAGAATGATAATGGTGTTTTACTCCTAATTGCAAAGAATGACAGAAAACTCAGAATTGAAGTTGGATACGGTTTGGAAGGTGTTCTTCCTGACGCATTGTGTTCTTCCATTATAAGAAATGTAATTGTGCCCCGCTTAAAAGCCGAGCAATATTATCTTGCAATAAGTGATGGTATAAATGCCATTATTTCTGCAATAGGTGGTGAATATATTACAGATGATTCAATTGAAGAGGAAGAACCGATTTCCATATTGTTTGTGATGATCCTGCTAATTTTATTTGTTATAATTTTTAATCGTGGTGGAATTTCAGGCGGAGTTTATCGCGGCGGTGGTTTCGGAGGATGGAGCGGCGGAGGAAGTGGTTGGGGCGGTGGAGGAGGTTTTAGTGGAGGAGGAGGTTCTTCAGGAGGCGGTGGTGCCAGTGGTTCATGGTAA
- a CDS encoding LemA family protein — protein MKNKGLIVGSAIGGVLIIGIILLVMWGISVYNNLVASEQNVLKQWSQVENQYQRRADLIPNLVNTVKGYANFEKEVLTQVTEARARVGQFNVTPEVLNDPQAFEKFQSVQGELSSALSRLLAVVENYPELKANENFLQLQAQLEGTENRISVERKRFNEAVQEYNTMIKRFPASMLAGMFGFREKQYFKAVQGAEVPPKVEF, from the coding sequence ATGAAAAATAAAGGACTAATTGTTGGTTCAGCCATCGGGGGAGTTTTAATAATCGGAATTATACTTCTGGTTATGTGGGGAATCAGTGTGTATAATAATCTTGTTGCTTCTGAACAAAATGTTCTTAAGCAATGGTCTCAGGTTGAAAATCAATATCAAAGAAGAGCTGATTTGATACCTAATCTAGTAAATACAGTTAAAGGTTATGCTAATTTTGAAAAAGAAGTTCTGACCCAGGTTACAGAAGCAAGAGCAAGAGTCGGACAGTTTAATGTTACTCCTGAAGTTTTAAATGACCCTCAGGCATTTGAAAAATTTCAATCAGTTCAGGGAGAATTAAGTAGTGCCTTATCAAGATTATTAGCAGTGGTTGAGAACTATCCCGAACTAAAAGCAAATGAAAACTTTCTTCAACTTCAGGCACAACTTGAAGGAACTGAAAACAGAATCTCTGTTGAACGAAAAAGATTTAATGAAGCTGTGCAGGAATACAATACAATGATTAAACGATTTCCAGCTTCAATGCTGGCTGGGATGTTTGGTTTCCGTGAAAAGCAATATTTCAAAGCGGTTCAGGGTGCTGAAGTTCCACCCAAAGTAGAATTTTAA
- a CDS encoding tetratricopeptide repeat protein, which yields MTFASKLFFLLLANFINLFPQEFLSEQLKLADSLFTSEKYFDAITEYKRLLFFDSTKQFSYYANFKIGLAYKEGNKLSDAIRYFALAEMSANSSEQLFESKIYQVRTNILRRSTSRADKLLDELESDNRFSSNLKEIKYWRGWNKIFSENWDEAYKIFSEINETKLAELCLNTHNKLYSVDFAKYSSMILPGFGQIYTGEYLNGLLSLAWNIFSGYLTINAFSSERIFDGIITANFLWLRFYRGNFQNAEKFASEKNLSITNETLKFLQNDFLGIKP from the coding sequence ATGACTTTTGCAAGTAAATTATTTTTTCTGCTGCTGGCTAATTTCATTAATTTATTCCCGCAGGAGTTCCTTTCAGAACAGTTAAAACTTGCTGATTCACTTTTTACTTCTGAAAAATATTTTGATGCAATCACGGAGTATAAGAGATTGTTGTTCTTCGATTCAACTAAACAATTTTCGTACTATGCAAATTTCAAAATAGGCCTTGCCTACAAAGAAGGTAATAAACTCTCAGATGCAATAAGATATTTTGCTTTAGCTGAGATGAGCGCAAATAGTTCGGAACAACTTTTCGAAAGTAAAATTTATCAGGTGAGAACTAATATTTTGCGTCGCTCAACTTCAAGAGCAGATAAATTACTTGATGAACTTGAAAGTGATAATCGTTTTAGCAGTAATTTGAAAGAAATCAAATATTGGCGCGGTTGGAATAAAATATTTTCTGAAAATTGGGATGAAGCTTATAAAATCTTCTCGGAAATTAATGAAACTAAATTAGCTGAGTTATGTCTTAATACCCACAATAAACTTTATTCAGTTGATTTTGCAAAATACAGTTCAATGATTTTACCGGGATTTGGTCAGATTTACACAGGCGAGTATTTGAATGGATTATTATCACTTGCCTGGAATATTTTTTCAGGATATCTGACAATAAATGCTTTCAGTTCAGAGAGAATTTTTGATGGAATTATAACAGCAAATTTTTTATGGTTAAGATTCTATCGTGGAAATTTTCAGAATGCTGAAAAGTTTGCTTCAGAGAAAAATCTTTCAATTACTAATGAAACTCTTAAATTTCTTCAAAATGATTTTCTCGGAATTAAACCATAA
- the yidD gene encoding membrane protein insertion efficiency factor YidD — MTKNKYFNPIIFSFLFVVSSFAQTDWQRWEKSEPNYLKDSFHSERDYSYRFSSLSYIVLKSLVNAYWILISDVDGDNCPFHPSCSSFLVESVRETNLIQGTLMFFDRFTRDSNPVGRDEHYPIYKNYRFYDPPEIYTLKKDKISFIPPHTVINSDE, encoded by the coding sequence TTGACCAAAAATAAATATTTCAATCCGATTATATTTTCTTTTCTCTTCGTTGTCAGTTCATTTGCACAAACTGACTGGCAACGATGGGAAAAATCTGAACCAAATTATTTGAAAGATTCTTTTCATTCCGAAAGAGATTACTCATATCGTTTTTCTTCATTATCATATATTGTTTTAAAAAGTCTTGTCAATGCATACTGGATTTTAATTTCTGATGTTGATGGAGATAACTGTCCTTTTCATCCATCTTGTTCTTCTTTTCTTGTTGAATCTGTTCGGGAAACAAATTTAATTCAGGGCACTTTAATGTTCTTTGATCGCTTTACAAGAGATTCAAATCCGGTAGGAAGGGATGAACATTATCCTATTTATAAAAATTATCGTTTCTATGATCCACCGGAAATTTACACTTTGAAAAAAGATAAAATATCATTTATACCTCCTCATACTGTAATCAACAGTGATGAATAA
- a CDS encoding acyl-CoA dehydrogenase, giving the protein MEFNFTEEQLMIQESARDFAQNEIAPSAVERDIKAEFPYEIVKKMGELGFMGMMVPPEFGGAGLDTVSYVLAMIEISKVDASVGVIMSVNNSLVCYGLEKYGSPYIKEKYLIPLAKGEKLGAFALSEPEAGSDATKQKTTADKDGNYYVLNGIKNWITNGTTADYVLVMATTDKSKGHKGISTFVVEKGYEGFGHGVKEDKLGIRSSDTCSLTFENCRVPAQNLVWEEGKGFNFAMNTLNGGRIGIAAQAIGIAEASLEAALKYSKQRKAFGQEIANFQAIQFKLADMAVKVDAAKLLTLKAAALKDAAKPYYKEAAMAKLYASKIAVECALEAIQIHGGYGYVREYLVERYLRDAKITEIYEGTSEIQRIVIARALLDQK; this is encoded by the coding sequence ATGGAATTCAATTTCACAGAAGAACAATTAATGATTCAGGAATCAGCACGCGATTTTGCTCAGAATGAGATCGCACCATCAGCAGTTGAACGTGATATTAAAGCCGAATTTCCGTATGAGATAGTAAAAAAGATGGGCGAACTTGGCTTTATGGGTATGATGGTACCTCCTGAATTTGGAGGCGCTGGTCTTGATACTGTAAGTTATGTTCTTGCAATGATTGAAATCTCGAAAGTTGATGCAAGTGTTGGTGTAATAATGTCTGTTAATAATTCACTCGTTTGCTACGGATTGGAAAAGTATGGTTCGCCTTATATAAAGGAAAAATATTTAATTCCTTTGGCAAAGGGAGAAAAGCTTGGAGCTTTTGCTCTTTCCGAACCTGAAGCAGGAAGTGATGCAACAAAACAAAAAACTACTGCTGATAAAGATGGTAATTATTATGTTCTCAACGGAATAAAAAATTGGATAACTAATGGCACCACTGCTGATTATGTTTTGGTAATGGCTACAACAGATAAATCAAAAGGTCACAAAGGAATTTCTACTTTTGTTGTTGAAAAGGGATACGAAGGTTTTGGTCACGGAGTAAAGGAAGATAAACTTGGAATCAGAAGCTCTGATACTTGTTCGTTAACTTTTGAAAATTGCAGAGTACCGGCTCAAAATCTTGTTTGGGAAGAAGGCAAAGGATTTAATTTTGCTATGAATACTCTTAATGGAGGTCGGATTGGAATTGCTGCTCAGGCAATTGGTATTGCAGAAGCTTCGCTTGAAGCTGCACTAAAATATTCCAAACAAAGAAAAGCATTCGGACAGGAAATTGCGAACTTTCAGGCAATACAATTTAAACTTGCCGATATGGCTGTTAAAGTTGATGCTGCGAAACTTCTGACATTAAAAGCAGCGGCTTTGAAAGATGCCGCAAAACCTTATTACAAAGAAGCTGCAATGGCAAAACTTTATGCTTCAAAAATTGCTGTTGAATGTGCATTGGAAGCGATTCAGATTCACGGTGGTTATGGTTATGTAAGAGAATATCTTGTAGAAAGATATCTCCGTGACGCAAAGATTACAGAAATTTATGAAGGAACATCCGAGATTCAAAGAATAGTAATAGCTCGTGCATTACTTGACCAAAAATAA
- the rlmN gene encoding 23S rRNA (adenine(2503)-C(2))-methyltransferase RlmN, with protein sequence MQNNITTEEPVVKTMLKGLTLRELKDFFSAVGEKRFRGEQVFEWIYGHMVQSFDEMANIPKYLRKKMNVYCELNTLKLLNKQESPTTGTTKYIFETNDGHKIESVVIPDPKRTTLCISTQIGCPLDCQFCATGLMGYKRNLSAGEIFDQYLLASKDYTRSPITNIVYMGMGEPLLNFQNTLKSLQIFAEEKTRGISLKKITVSTAGIAPKIVELADSGIKVKLALSLHSLFEETRSKIMPITRKYSITENLEAVRYYAKQTGTRITFEYVLLKDINDREDDFHALVRLCKSLPCKLNVIPFNSIAHMFPQGIAGELRPSSKIRLDEFVRKLREKDITVTVRYTQGDDIAAACGQLAYKLEQKSNA encoded by the coding sequence ATGCAAAATAATATTACAACTGAGGAACCCGTCGTAAAGACAATGTTAAAGGGATTAACCCTTAGAGAACTTAAAGATTTCTTTTCTGCTGTCGGAGAAAAAAGATTCAGGGGTGAGCAGGTTTTCGAATGGATTTATGGTCATATGGTTCAAAGTTTTGATGAAATGGCCAACATTCCGAAATACCTTCGCAAAAAAATGAATGTTTACTGCGAACTGAATACACTAAAACTTCTGAACAAGCAGGAATCACCAACCACAGGCACAACCAAATATATCTTCGAAACAAACGATGGACATAAAATTGAATCCGTTGTAATTCCGGATCCGAAAAGAACAACGCTTTGTATTTCAACTCAGATTGGTTGTCCGCTTGATTGTCAGTTTTGCGCAACAGGATTGATGGGTTACAAAAGAAATCTTTCTGCCGGAGAAATTTTTGATCAGTACTTACTCGCCTCAAAAGATTATACAAGATCTCCGATTACAAATATTGTTTATATGGGAATGGGCGAACCTCTTCTTAATTTTCAGAATACACTTAAATCGCTTCAGATATTTGCAGAAGAAAAAACAAGAGGAATCAGTCTTAAGAAAATTACTGTTTCAACTGCAGGCATTGCTCCTAAAATAGTTGAACTTGCAGATTCAGGAATAAAGGTAAAACTTGCTTTATCACTTCATTCATTGTTTGAAGAAACAAGAAGCAAAATAATGCCAATCACAAGAAAGTATTCTATTACTGAAAATCTTGAAGCGGTAAGATATTATGCAAAACAAACCGGCACGAGAATCACTTTTGAATATGTTCTTCTCAAAGATATCAATGACCGCGAAGATGATTTTCATGCATTGGTAAGATTGTGCAAATCACTTCCCTGCAAACTTAATGTTATTCCGTTTAATTCAATCGCACATATGTTTCCTCAGGGAATTGCGGGTGAACTTCGTCCTTCTTCAAAAATCAGATTAGATGAATTTGTTAGAAAACTTCGTGAGAAAGATATTACTGTTACAGTTAGATATACTCAAGGCGATGATATTGCTGCTGCCTGTGGTCAGCTAGCTTATAAGTTAGAACAAAAATCCAATGCGTAA
- a CDS encoding RNA methyltransferase produces MRKLTHDEISLKRTKLENISSANRMPVYVILNSIRSNYNVGSIFRTSDGAMIEKLYLCGYTPHPPKKEILKTALGATDSVNWEYVKDPLNVIKELKVKGIKICALELTENSKPYFEISGNNFPLALVVGNEISGVSQEILDHCDFSIEIPQYGIKQSLNVAVAYGIAIYEMRKIFDSTSI; encoded by the coding sequence ATGCGTAAACTTACTCACGATGAAATATCTCTCAAGCGAACCAAACTTGAGAATATTTCATCTGCCAATAGGATGCCTGTTTATGTAATTCTTAACTCAATCCGAAGTAATTATAATGTCGGTTCAATATTCCGCACTTCAGATGGAGCAATGATTGAGAAACTTTATCTGTGCGGATACACTCCTCATCCACCCAAAAAAGAAATTTTAAAGACAGCACTTGGTGCAACTGATAGTGTAAATTGGGAATATGTTAAAGATCCTTTAAATGTGATTAAAGAATTGAAAGTGAAAGGAATAAAAATCTGTGCACTTGAATTAACTGAGAATAGTAAACCATATTTTGAAATTTCGGGAAATAATTTTCCGCTTGCACTCGTTGTTGGTAACGAGATAAGCGGAGTATCACAGGAAATACTTGATCATTGTGATTTTTCAATTGAGATTCCGCAATATGGAATAAAGCAATCACTTAATGTTGCCGTAGCTTACGGAATAGCGATTTATGAGATGAGAAAGATATTTGATTCAACTAGTATTTAA
- a CDS encoding helix-turn-helix domain-containing protein, with the protein MKYRELKDLIEEGENIQCEFKLKFSTPEKIAREMIAFANTKGGYIIFGVDDDKNVVGVESEKEVAELVKETAEKYCEPPIEYSIEFIEYNAKELVIVAIPESHIKPHRLQDYLDDIDLNKAVVTIRVNDKSVQASKEMIRLLRAQNGKKALVKYTIGQNEKLVFEFLKHNERISVKELSKLVNISERRASRTLVKMVRANLLMIHTKDNGEEYFTAAV; encoded by the coding sequence ATGAAGTATCGCGAACTGAAAGATTTGATTGAGGAAGGGGAGAATATTCAGTGTGAATTTAAACTTAAATTTTCAACTCCCGAGAAGATTGCCCGCGAAATGATTGCTTTTGCAAATACAAAAGGCGGCTACATAATTTTTGGTGTTGATGATGATAAAAATGTTGTTGGTGTTGAAAGTGAAAAAGAAGTCGCTGAACTTGTAAAAGAAACTGCAGAAAAATATTGCGAACCTCCAATAGAGTATTCCATCGAATTTATTGAATATAACGCCAAAGAATTGGTGATTGTCGCCATTCCCGAATCACACATTAAACCACACCGGCTTCAGGATTATCTCGATGATATTGATCTAAATAAAGCTGTTGTTACAATACGAGTTAATGATAAAAGTGTTCAGGCAAGTAAAGAGATGATCAGATTACTTCGTGCACAAAATGGAAAAAAAGCACTCGTTAAATACACAATTGGTCAGAATGAAAAACTTGTTTTTGAATTTCTGAAGCACAACGAAAGGATTTCAGTTAAAGAATTAAGTAAACTGGTTAATATTTCTGAAAGAAGAGCTTCGCGAACACTTGTGAAAATGGTTCGCGCTAATCTTTTAATGATTCACACAAAGGATAATGGAGAAGAGTATTTTACAGCTGCGGTGTGA